The genomic region AACAACAAAACCACCGTTGACTTGCAACAAAAAAAAGAAGATCCACCTCAATCAAATTTCAACCCAGAAGAAGAAACGGCTAAGCTTAATGACAGCCTAAATACAGTAATAACCATCAAATTTGATAGTCAATCAAAATCAGTCACCAAAGCCCAGATTGCTAGCCTATATGAGCCTAAAGATAATACTTATGTCTTATCTCTAACAAGAATTAGTGAACTAATCATGAGTATTGCGAAACAGCTCAACGTATCCCCCGGAAACAAACAACAGCTTATAGACCAGATGGCCAAATCACTTCAGTCATCAAAAAATACTGAGCTATCCATTCAATCAGCGCCAAAAAAACAGATTACCTACACATATTGTGTATCTGCAAAAGGCGTAGACTCGTCATATCTTGGAACTTTCAGGAGTAAATTGCAAGAGGTTTACGCAGACGCTAGAGGATGGTCAGTTGGTGGTCAAATAAGGTTCGTAGAAGTTACTAGTGGATGCAACTATACCGCGTGGCTAACAAGAGCTGATCTGGTTCCCAGCTTTAGTTCAACTATCTGTGACAGTATATGGAGTTGTCGGGTTGGTAATAACGTAATTATAAATTTTGATAGATGGTCCGGTGCTAGCCCAGCCTGGAACAATGCAGGTGGATCGCTAGATAGGTATCGCACAATGGTAATCAACCACGAAACGGGTCATTGGTTAGGCTTTTCTCATCGATATTGTGGTGGGATTGGACAGCCCGCCCCCGTTATGCAACAGCAATCAATTAGCTTGCAAGGTTGCGCCTTCAACTCTTGGCCAACCGCTTCCGAAATTCAGTCCTTAAAGAGCTCTGAAGGGCTCTAGACAAAAAAGAACCGGTCAAAGGTAAATAGTATATAAAATCTACCCTCAGCCGGCTCTAATTTGTTGAACCGTTTTTGTTTCTATCTAATCGTAAGCAATTTTTGTTAACTATGCAAGTCAATTATTGACATTACGATTCTTCTGACTCTGGCTCGTAAGATTCCTCTTGCCCCGATACGCTATCCATAGAATCAATCAAAACATCTCTTGGTCTAGAGCCTTTGGCTGGACCAACTATCCCTTGCTCTTCCATCGTGTCGATAAATCGTGAGGCTCGCCCGTAACCTACTTGTAGTCTCCTCTGCAAGTAACTTGTGCTTGCCTTGCGACTTTCTACAACAACGCTAACCGCCTCTTTATACATAGGATCGTCCACTGCACTTCCTCCATCACTTACGACACCTCCGCGACCATTTAGCTGAACTGGTTGACTCACAACCTCATCATCATAGTTCGGCTCTCTTTGATCGCGAATAAAATCAGTAACCTTGTTTGTCTCTTCGTCAGTAATCAAAGCACCTTGAACACGTTTAGCCTTAGGCATATCTGCAGTCAAGAGCAACATATCACCTTGCCCAAGTAGCTTTTCGGCACCAGCCTTATCAATAATAGTCTTTGAGTCCACCTGGCTAGCCACAGTGAATGCAATCCTAGCTGGAACATTAGCCTTAATGAGTCCGGTAATAACATCGACACTTGGTCGTTGTGTTGCCAAAATCAAGTGAATACCGACTGCTCGAGCCTTTTGAGCGATCCTCACAATAAGAGCCTCTACATCGCGCGCCGCTACCATCATTAGGTCCGCCAATTCGTCTATCACAACAACGATATATGGCATTCCTTCCTCTTTCTTTTTATTGTTATACTCAACAATATTGCGTACACGTATTTCGCTCATCGCTTTATATCGACGTTCCATCTCTGCTACAGTCCATTTTAGAGCACTAATACACTTTTCTGGTTCGGTAATCACCTCTGTTAACAGATGAGGTATATCATCGTAAGGCTTAAGTTCTACCTGCTTTGGATCAACTAGAACCAACTTAAGATCACTAGGACTGTTTCGATACAGCAAACTCGTAAGAATCGTATTAATCATAACCGACTTACCAGAACCAGTCTGCCCTGCTACAAGTAGGTGAGGCATCTTGGCTAAATCTGCTGTTACAGGTAAGCCTGATATATCTTTTCCAATAACAAAGCCTAATGGCCCACTCAATTTCTTCCACTCTGGTGATTGCAAAACGCTACTAATGCGAACTGTCGCCGATCTTTTGTTTGGAATCTCGATACCTACCGCCCTTTTTCCTGGTATTGGCGCTTCAATCCTTATTGATGTGGCCTCTAAGTCATAGGCCAAATTATCGGCATACCCAGCGAGTTTACTCAATTTTACGCCGTTACCAGGCTTCAATGTGTATTGAGTTACCCTAGGCCCAACATTTGCGCCCTCCATTTCAACATTAATATTAAAATTAGCAAATGAATCACTAATCAATTGCGCCTTAGCCTCAACATCACCAGGATCTGCCTTGTCTTGCTCCTGGTTTAGCAAGCTAATACTCGGCAATTTCCACGATGGATCACTCTTAACGGTCAATGCTTCGTGGTTCTCTTCGGCAGTGAGTTTCTGAACACTATTTTTTAAAGCCCTTGATTTAGTGCCACTATGCTCTACTGGAACACCCTCATTTAACACAAATCCTGAATTCTTTTTTAGATCAGCAAGCTCAGAATCCTCTTCTTTGTCTCGCTTAAATATAGCGCCAAATTTCAGGAATATATCTGGTGATATATTAAAAGCAAAGAAAAATGCCAGTAGTGAAAATATGAAAAACATTATTGATGCAGGGATTTGTGTAATTGCACCGAGAGTCGTGTTGCCTATTAACGCACCAACCTTCCCCCCAAATCCACCACTAAAACCACTGACTGCATCTCCTGATACAAACGCTACATGAAGCCAGGTGGCAAATAGTATAAGAAATGCAAGCATGCTAACTGCTTTGCTTAGCGGAATACGGTGATCTTCAGACGTAAACTTAATTACACCAAAGAATATCAGAGCAATAGGCACCATGTAAGCGCCAAGACCAAAAATTGTATATGCAACCTTGAAAAGACCCTCTGGCAAAGGACCGCCAGCACCAAACCCACCAAGTAATGTAAATAATGCCAGCAAAATCATTAATACACCACCGGCCATAGCCCAGAACGGTGAGCGCTCTACTACTTCGGCCTGTTTCTTTCTTGCTTGTCTTTTTCTTTTTCTTGCCATAACTGATTAATTATATCATTACTGTTTTGGTTATTGTTGCATAAAGCATTAACAATAACTCTATTATAGCAAATTTTACAACGTATGTCAATATTGTTGTGTTTTTACACAAAAAATGAGAGCCTAGCAGGACTCTCATTAATGATTAACACAGTTTGTATTAACTTGCCTGGTTTAAGTGTTGAGTTGTAGCTTCAACTGCCGTTTCGCCAAGTTGTTTAGTTGTAGGGTCTACATTCTCGGGTTGAGGCAATATTTCGTTTAATGCCCCTTCATTCTCCTGCTTAGCCGGTTCACCATTTGCAAATCGATTCCATGTTTCTTGGTCTTCTTTGCCAGGATTTTCTAACTCTTGTTTAGCCTGTTCTTGAGTTTTACCCTCTGTTGAAGAAGCATGCTCTGCAATCAATTCTTCAATTCTGCCTGCACTTAATTGTGGTGTTTCTTTTTCTGGTTTTTGTAGTACATCTGTACTCATTTTTTTGTTCCTTTTTTAGTTTTATAGGTTTTTGTTTGTCAGTCGATAGTAATCATATTACCACGCTTATGCTTTTTTGTCAAGACTGATCTAGTGGGTTCACTGAACTAAAACGGAACAAGCCGTTAAAGTAAGTAGTGTCAACTAACTTACGGAAGGAGGGCTTGTTCCGTTTTAGTTCAGTGAACCCAATTCCCCAATCTATTGCCATCAGTGACACTGTATGATATTCTGTCTATTTTTACTGTTATTGAGTTTAAACTCATGTATGACCCTCTCGTTTATTCAAACTTAAGCAGTATTATACATGTTTATTCAAATACAATGCAATATATTTTACAATACACTTTAACTATTTTTGATAGGCCCTATCTTTGCCACCTAACACCTTCATCACCCTGGTATTTATATTTATTTTGAATTCAGTAATTTTGCACGTAATGCCGCAAAACGTTCTTGTTGGTCTTTTTCAATTTGTTCTGGAGTTTTTTCTGCAGATTTTTTGTTAGGGTTGTTCTGTTTTTCATTGTTGCCACCTTGTTTACCGCCAACAACATTAACAACCGGTATCACAATTGGCGAACGCTGAGTCTGATCATATAAATAGTGAGTGACGTGGTCTTTGAGCTCTTGTTTGAATCTATCGAGATCTACCCTCTTAAATCGCTGAACAACGGCTCGTCTTAATTCTGTGCGCAAACCATTCATTAACTCTTCTGAATCGCGAATATAGATGAACCCTCGTGTCAAGATGTCAGGGCTTGTTAGTAGTGTTCCGGTCTTGCGGTCAACGGTTAATACAACAGCCATCATTCCCTCACCAGCTAATATTATTCTATCCTTTACAACAATATTACTGACAACGGAACCTGTTTGGTCAACAAGCAAACTGCCGTGAGGCACTTGTCCAACAGGCTCAACTTTATTTTCAGAAATCAAAAAACTATCACCATTATTTGCCAAGACTGTAGACTCACGCTTCCAACCTTCCTCAATAGCCAGTTCAGCATGGTATCGTCGCCTTAGCATACCGCCATGAACTGGAATAATGAACTTAGGACGCACAAGGTTAATCATATCTCTCATCTCATCTCGTCGAGCGTGCCCCGATACGTGCAATGGGCCACAGCCATCCACCTCGTGGGTTGGGTGACGATATAAATGTACTCCAAGCTTTGCAAGATTATTTCCAATGGCGTCATATCTAACCTCGTTACCAGGAATTGGCGAAGAACTTACCACTACTGTATCTCCAGGCTTAAGTTTAATGTATTGATGATTGCCTTCGCTCATCCGCTGTAAGGCAGCGTTTGGCTCGCCCTGACCACCGGTACACATTACCAATAGTTGCTCATCAGGCACATTTGTAGCATCTTTCATAGCCATAATAGTACCTTTTGGTACCTTTAAAATACCTTGACGGACAGCAATTTCAGCATAGGCCATCATGCTTCGTCCATCTAGGGCAACCTTACGCCCTGACTCAACCGCCGAGTTAATAATCATTTGGATACGGTTCATATTGCTTGAAAAAACTGCACAAAATATACGCCCTTGAGTATTTTTAATGATATCGTGAAAACTCTGTTGTAAAGTATGTTCGGTCGGTGTTCGTCCTTCGGCATCTGAATAACTACTCTCTGTTAGAAGCAGTAAAACGCCTTCATCGCCCAACTGTTTAAGTCTCTCTGTGTCACTTGGTTTGTTATCTAATGGTTCTGGGTCTAGTCTAAAATCGCCAGTTGCAATAATTCGCCCAACTGGAGAATCAATCACCACAGAACTAGCATCGGGTATAGAGTGTGTGATTCTTAATAATTCTACAAAAAAGTTTCCTATCTTTAATCTTTCATGACCATCCATATTCATTACCACAGTTTTTGGCTCAAAATGCTCTTGACCGGCCGGCACATCATCAAATGTCTTTTCTACAATTCCGATAGAGTATCGAGATCCATATATAGGGGCTGGGAACTTCGGCACGATGTGCTTCAATCCACCAATATGATCCAGATGTCCATGAGTTATTACATAAGCTTTTATTTTATGCCTGATGCCCTCTAGGTATGTTGGGTCAACAATTTCATAATTAATACCTGGCAAATCAACCCCTAGGTTATTTCCACAATCTAGAATGATTGCGTCGTTTTGATACTCAATGATGGTGCAGTTTTTTTCGCCAACGTCCTCAAGCCCACCCAAAAATGTTATCTTCAACTTGTCAAAATCATCAACTATAGTGTTAGCTCTTGGCTTTAAGCCTGGCTTTTGAGACGCAGAGGTATATTGATCTATCATTTTTTGCGCATCATCAAGACTACGTTTTTGGGCGCGTATTGCGGCGCCCCTTGATGTACTGCGCCCTCCATTCGTTGGTTTATTTGATTGTTTTGGGTTTCTTTTAGGATTATTATTTATAGTTGGTCTCGTTTTGTTATTTTGTTTATTATTTGGTTGATTTTGGTTCATTAACTTCTTCTCCTTTTTTAAAAATGAAATTAAACTTCTAGTAAAACTTTTAGGATATGTCTAAAGTCGTCAAAAAGAACACTTTGCATACTCCTGTTATATAAGGCCATCGCTGGATGATATAAAGGCAAGACTGTTATATTAATACCTTTTTCTTCGCCAGTGTCGGCTGTGATCGGCCAAAAAATACGATGAGCCTGACCGTGAACTTTGCCTATCTGCAAATCTGGTAAGAAGCAATTCATACTATGTCTACCTAGTGGGATGACTATTTTGGGATGAATTACCTCTATTTGGGCTTGCAAATATGGTAAGAAGGCTCGTTTTTCTGCTGGTAAAGGATCGCGATTATTAGGTGGTCGATACTTAACGATGTTGGTTATATAAACATCCTCTCTTGAAAGACTTATTGAGTCTAGCATCTCATCAAGAAGCTTACCTGATGCTCCGACAAATGGCTTGCCTTGTAAATCTTCGTTTTTGCCAGGTGCTTCACCAACAAAAACCAAATCAGCATCTGGATTACCACTTCCGAACACTAGCTGAGTCGCCCCTTTTGCTAATTCCGGACATATATTATCGTCAACAATTGACGAGGCAATATTATTTAAGCCTTGCTGTTTGTTTTGTGCCATAACTTTTTAACGAACAATCTGATAGCTTGTACCAGATGATAAATCCCATAAAATAAACTAAAGATAACTAGAAGCCATTGTAATGTACTGCCAGTATCCACCGCAACCCAAAAAAAGCTATAACCAACAACCCAAACAATCATCATTAGAACTAGATGCCCCACAGAGCTATCATAAAATCGGAAAGCTCTGTTATATTTTGAATATTGCTTAGTGGACATATACTTCTTTTATTTCTTCTTTTCTCGAGCAACTGCCTTCATACTTAATTGTAACCGACCACGGTCATCAATTGCCACTAATTTAACGTCTACCTCATCGCCTTCTTTAACGACGTCACTGGGTTTATTAACCCGCTCTTCCTTCATTTCGCTAACATGAACTAGGCCCTCGTGTCCTGGCATGATCTCTACGAAAGCACCAAACTCTAATACGCTAACTACTCGACAGTTTTGATAGATCTTTCCAACTTCTGGCTCAGCGGTTAAACTTTTAACCCAAGCTACCGCAGAATCTATGGATTGTTTATCTGGGCTGGCAATCATTACAGTACCATCATCTTTGATATCAATTTCGGCACCAGTCTCGGCAATTATTTTATTTATTGTTTCTCCACCCTTTCCAATAACATCACGAATTTTATCTGGATTAATCTTGATTGCTTCTACACGAGGTGCATATTTACTCATCTCTTTTGGACTGTTAATGGTTTCTAGCATATGTTTTAGGATGTGGCTTCGGCCGACTTTTGCCTGCTCCAGCGCACTAGCTAGTACCTTAACAGATAAGCCATGAACCTTCATATCCATCTGAAGTGCCGTTATACCCTTTTCTGTTCCGGTAACCTTAAAATCCATATCTCCCGCAAAATCCTCAGCATCAGCAATATCACTCAATATAACCGGCTTATCACCATCCATCATTAGCCCCATGGCAATACCGCTAACTGGTCGCTTTAGTGGAACACCAGCATCTAGCAAGGCCAAGCAACTAGAACAAGTAGCCGCCATTGAAGTAGAGCCGTTCTGGCTCATAATTTCGGAAACCGAACGAATGGCATATGGGAATGTAGCCTCGTCTGGCAAAACCGCAACCAAAGCCCTTTCGGCAAGTGCACTGTGTCCAATTTCTCTACGCCCTGGACTACCTAACCTACGAACCTCACCAACTGTATATCCAGGTGCGTTATAGTGATGCATGTAACGCTTTTCTTCGTCCTTTTCCATGGTGTCAATCAACTGAGCATAGCTAAGAGGAGCCAGGGTCACGATATTCATAGCCTGAGTTAATCCACGCGTAAATAAACTTGAACCGTGAGCTCTAGGCAAAATTCCAGTTTCGCTAGACAAAGTCCTAACTTCGGTTAATGCACGACCATCCGGACGAATTCCTTCTTTAATAATTCCTTCGCGTACGTCTTTATGAATCGCCAATATAAAAGCATCATCATATTCTTGACGCTGTTCCGCAAAAACTTCTTCTCCAATTTCTGCGATAAAATGCTCACGCATTTGATCCCGTAAATCATTTACTAGATCATTTCTCTCTGGATATGGTGCGCGAAGCTGAGCCCCTAACCTTCCTTCTAGCCAAGTTGCTACACGTTCTTGTATGTCGCTATCTGGTAAACTTAGCTCAAATTCTTGAGCAACTACACCCACCTTCTTTGCTAACTCCTCTTGAAGTTCAATAGCTGGCTTAATAACCTTGCTGGCGTACTCCAGGGCACTTAATAGTTCTTCTTCGGTGACCTCGTTCGCTCCAGCTTCAACCATCATAACAGTATCTTTTTTGCCCGCCACAACCAAATCTAGTTTATTATTCTCTAGCTCTTTAGCACTCAAAAAGGCCTCAGGTTTACCATTTTTAAAACCAACTCTCACACCCGCAACTGGACCATCAAATGGCGCACCAGTTAACATAAATGCTGAACTTATAGCTAACATTGCTATCATATCTGGCCTAAAGCTAGGATCCATACTCAAGACAGTAGCCACACCCTGAACCTCGTGTCTGTAACCCTTTGGCCATAACGGGCGAATCGGTCTATCTATTAATCGACCGATCAGAATTGCATCTTCGCTTGGGCGTCCTTCTCTTTTTATAAATCGTGAGCCACTGATCTTTCCTGATGCATACATTTTTTCTTCGTAGTCAATACTTAAAGGAAAGTAGTCAAAACCTTCAAGTGGCTTATCACCGACCATTGCTGAAGCAAGAACTACGGTATCACCATAACGAGCAATGACAGAAGCAGTAGTTCTAAACCCAACTCTGCCTACCTCCAGGCTAAGCTTTCGGCCACAAAACTCTGTTTCTACTTTTATTATTTTCTTTCCTGTTGGGTTAATTGTTTGTCCCATGATTAATTATTTCTCCTTAATCACCCTGTTTGATGCATTGTGCAAATATACGCGCTCTTGTGCAACTGAATACTGCATATATCTGATGCAACACATCAAACTGTATTTAGATTATTGAATTTATTTTGATATTAATGTGCACAAGCTCCTTCGCTCAGTTATAGCGAAGCAAAGTCTATGCAAATTAGCGTCTTAATCCTAATTTTTTAATCAAAGCAAGATACTCAGCGCTATCCTTTTTAGCAATATAAGCCAAATGACGCTTGCGCTTACCTACCATCTGCAGTAGTCCACGACGTGCCATATGATCTTTTTTATTAGTTTTTAGGTGCTCAGTAATTTCTTCTATTCGTTTAGTAAGTATTCCAACCTGCACAGCTGAACTACCAACGTCACTTTTACTTTTTTGCAAATCCTTAATAATCTTTTGCTTATTATCTGATGTAATCATAAATTCCTTATTTAACTTATTAGAACGATGGCGTTACCTAAGATAATACCATACTCTCATCTGTAAAGCAAGATAATGTATCCGTCCATAACATTCTGGACTCCTGTTGGCTTAATTGTAACACTTCTAGTAAGTACTGCATTGGACTTTTTAAACCAAGTCCATAATGTGGTCTTTTTGTGTTATACCATATACACCAGTCCATCAATGAATTATTGAAATCCTCAAGGTCATAGGCTAGATTATCTAGGTTCCAGTCTATAAACTCTTCTTGGATGCTACGGTTAAATCTTTCAACCATTCCGTTATTCTTAGGTCTTTTGGGATAGTTCCAGAGCTGTTCAATGTTTCGTTCATCACAGGCTCTTATGAAGTGTTTGTAGAACTCACTACCATTGTCATGATGCACTCGTCTGATCTCAAATGGGGTAACAGCTTGCAGTTTGTTCAGGAAGTCTGCTGCGTTGGTACTACTGGGGCTAGTATAGCCATAGGCAAAGCCGAATCTACCTTTGTAATCTACTGCTGTAAGTACATAACGGCGTATACCGTTTATAAACTTAACAATAGTGTCTATCTGTAGCATATCTCCTGGTTGCTCAGGCTGATAACCATTCCTGCGTTGTTTATTGAGTCTTGGCTTACGACTTTGTTTCTCAAGTAGTTTGCCGGTAGCACCTGAAACGGTTAACCTGGTATATTTTGGTAATAGGCCTTGAAACTTAAGGTCTTTGAGGATTCTACCTACGGTAGATGCCGAAGGTGGTTTTAGATTCCAAGCTGTACACTCATCTTTGAGTAATACGGCTAGCTTATCTTTACTTAGCTTAGGGTGTAAGCTTCTTTGTTCTAGAATAAAGTTAGTAATACGCATATCTACCATTCGCTTGCGTTTGTGTTTTGGTGCAGTGCTCTTTGGAGCTAAACATCTGAGTGAGCCATTGTTATCCTTTAGACGCCTCTTCCAGCTGAACACAGTGCTCCTACTTACGCTAAAAGCTTGTCTGGTGGCTTGTTCCCCGAAATCATCATAGAACTGAATTATCTTGAGTCTTTGCTCAATTACATGTTTATATGGGTGTTGGGTTATGTCTTGTATAGATCTCATAGTCTTACGAGCATAACCCCTCAAGAATGATTCAGTATATATCTGTTGCATAAAAAGACTCCTTCCCAGCTAGCTATCGCTAGCCTTCAGGAGTCCAATATGTTTCTGAACTTATGCAGATAATTATTAGTATTCGACGCTCCAAGACTAATACTTGTTTAAGTTTATGATGCCCGGCAATACAAGCTTGTAAATGAAATAATGTCAGCCAATTTGATATCGGATGATAACAATCCCTGAAGCCCCGGCACCACCAGATAGATTAAGTCCTCCGCCCGACCCACCTGATCCTGGAGTAGCTCCATCGATACCAGAAGAACCGGAACCACCGGCACGACCACCATTTCCTCCTACGGCGTAGGTTACATTATTTCCGTTAATCAAAATCGTCAATCCTGAACCACCAATTCCGCCCGACCCATTTGTTGCATTGCCACCTACAGAACCAGCTCCACCACCGCCGGATGCCCCATTATTGCCTGAGCCGGCATTTGATGCACCGCCTCTACCCCCACCTCCACCAACAATTAGATATTCTACGGTAAGATTATTCTGCAGGACTTCGAACGACCCTGAAGATGTAAAAGTATGTACGCGCCACATTACGCCACTGACATCTATATCCGTGATCGTTCCACCTGTTGCCCAAACTACTGGTTGCCAGAGCTGATTGCCACCAACCATGATTTTTTGTACCAGTCTTTGATTTATACGAAAAGATTGTGCGTCATTATTACCGCCTGTGTTGTCGATAATCATATACATGGTAGCGGGGTCAGGAGAGCCAATATCCACCCATTGTGTTCCGTTCCATATTTTTCAAGTACTCATTTGAAATATTATGCTAGAGGGTATCTTATAATAATCACTCCCGCTGCTCCTGGGCCAGGCGAGCCGCCTTCCCATCCACCACGTCCTCCTCCACCCCCACCGCGATTGGCAATTGCGGGTGTCCAAGAATGACCGCCATTTCCAGCACCAGAACCACCACTGCCCCCAGCACCCGATCCACTCCAGGTTCCGCCACCTCCACCAGAGCCATAGACCACAGTTGCCCCTGATATACTAGAAGAGGTCCCAGCTGCGCCATTTCCTCCCGTGCCTCCAGATGCCGGTGAGCCTGCGGTCGCTCCAGCACCTCCTCCACCCCCACCCGATGGTGCGCCACCAGAAGCCGTTGAGTTGGATCCGCCACCACCACCGTTATCAGTCCCAGAAACAGCTCCATCACCACCTTTCAATGACGTATGAATTGTATCGAATACTGTATTTGAAGCCACTGCAACGGAACAATTATATATTCCAACATTTAATATTGTAGTTGAAGAGTACACATCGCCACCAGAACCTCCACCAGCGCCACGGCCAGCAGAAGAACCTCCACCATTACCTCCTCCACCTACACAAAGATATTCCACGTTAAGGCTTGGTATGAGAACTTCGAAATCTCCAGATGTAGTAAAGGTATGGACTCTATATGGTGTACCAGCTACGTCTATGATGGTCTCTGTACCGCCAGTTGCTTGCTGGGTAGGTGTCCATAATTCATTTCCACCAAACCATACACCAGAACCAAGCTTGCCATTGACCCGAAAGGTCACTAAATCGCCAGGAGTTGCGTCATTTGCTACAAAATAGAGCTTACTGGGGTCAACTGCACCAGCAGAACTAGTCACAATCTCGATGTCATTAATAGATGCCCCGATTTGCACCCATTGTGTGCCATTCCAAATCTTGCGGGTGCTCATGGACTTGTATCTTCCCAGATATCACCGTCAACTAGGGTAAAGCCTTCGGTTACTGGGTCTACTGATCCTACAAAAATTCGTGCATTTGGTTTCTCGACATAATCCCCACCTTCGTAAAACCATACACGCGAAGTTCCGCTGTCTCCGGTTGCGCCTGTAGCTCCAGTAGCGCCAGCTCCAGTAGCGCCTTGTGGTCCAGCCGGTCCGGTTGCCCCAGTATCTCCTGCAATACCCTGTGGTCCAGTTGCTCCCACAGGACCTGTAGCTCCTGTGACTAAC from Candidatus Nomurabacteria bacterium harbors:
- a CDS encoding DUF3152 domain-containing protein, encoding MSLVSRKSTKVKSSNKRTVILTQKRIAYIIVGIVGVLLVTNVMIHQMYKNKTYPKTMLNNQLIGSQNYTEIKSKTKQIVDPPQKITLKLGDKSKESTPHDLGISINYDSIINQIIQNRAIIPMINLLKTNKTSASFSANTETTNKYLESVRKELETNAVPAHVELENTKFKAVSAKAPITLDIDASTKAITEQLHNNKTTVDLQQKKEDPPQSNFNPEEETAKLNDSLNTVITIKFDSQSKSVTKAQIASLYEPKDNTYVLSLTRISELIMSIAKQLNVSPGNKQQLIDQMAKSLQSSKNTELSIQSAPKKQITYTYCVSAKGVDSSYLGTFRSKLQEVYADARGWSVGGQIRFVEVTSGCNYTAWLTRADLVPSFSSTICDSIWSCRVGNNVIINFDRWSGASPAWNNAGGSLDRYRTMVINHETGHWLGFSHRYCGGIGQPAPVMQQQSISLQGCAFNSWPTASEIQSLKSSEGL
- a CDS encoding uracil-DNA glycosylase, producing the protein MAQNKQQGLNNIASSIVDDNICPELAKGATQLVFGSGNPDADLVFVGEAPGKNEDLQGKPFVGASGKLLDEMLDSISLSREDVYITNIVKYRPPNNRDPLPAEKRAFLPYLQAQIEVIHPKIVIPLGRHSMNCFLPDLQIGKVHGQAHRIFWPITADTGEEKGINITVLPLYHPAMALYNRSMQSVLFDDFRHILKVLLEV
- a CDS encoding ribonuclease J translates to MNQNQPNNKQNNKTRPTINNNPKRNPKQSNKPTNGGRSTSRGAAIRAQKRSLDDAQKMIDQYTSASQKPGLKPRANTIVDDFDKLKITFLGGLEDVGEKNCTIIEYQNDAIILDCGNNLGVDLPGINYEIVDPTYLEGIRHKIKAYVITHGHLDHIGGLKHIVPKFPAPIYGSRYSIGIVEKTFDDVPAGQEHFEPKTVVMNMDGHERLKIGNFFVELLRITHSIPDASSVVIDSPVGRIIATGDFRLDPEPLDNKPSDTERLKQLGDEGVLLLLTESSYSDAEGRTPTEHTLQQSFHDIIKNTQGRIFCAVFSSNMNRIQMIINSAVESGRKVALDGRSMMAYAEIAVRQGILKVPKGTIMAMKDATNVPDEQLLVMCTGGQGEPNAALQRMSEGNHQYIKLKPGDTVVVSSSPIPGNEVRYDAIGNNLAKLGVHLYRHPTHEVDGCGPLHVSGHARRDEMRDMINLVRPKFIIPVHGGMLRRRYHAELAIEEGWKRESTVLANNGDSFLISENKVEPVGQVPHGSLLVDQTGSVVSNIVVKDRIILAGEGMMAVVLTVDRKTGTLLTSPDILTRGFIYIRDSEELMNGLRTELRRAVVQRFKRVDLDRFKQELKDHVTHYLYDQTQRSPIVIPVVNVVGGKQGGNNEKQNNPNKKSAEKTPEQIEKDQQERFAALRAKLLNSK
- the rpsO gene encoding 30S ribosomal protein S15 translates to MITSDNKQKIIKDLQKSKSDVGSSAVQVGILTKRIEEITEHLKTNKKDHMARRGLLQMVGKRKRHLAYIAKKDSAEYLALIKKLGLRR
- a CDS encoding DNA translocase FtsK 4TM domain-containing protein — protein: MARKRKRQARKKQAEVVERSPFWAMAGGVLMILLALFTLLGGFGAGGPLPEGLFKVAYTIFGLGAYMVPIALIFFGVIKFTSEDHRIPLSKAVSMLAFLILFATWLHVAFVSGDAVSGFSGGFGGKVGALIGNTTLGAITQIPASIMFFIFSLLAFFFAFNISPDIFLKFGAIFKRDKEEDSELADLKKNSGFVLNEGVPVEHSGTKSRALKNSVQKLTAEENHEALTVKSDPSWKLPSISLLNQEQDKADPGDVEAKAQLISDSFANFNINVEMEGANVGPRVTQYTLKPGNGVKLSKLAGYADNLAYDLEATSIRIEAPIPGKRAVGIEIPNKRSATVRISSVLQSPEWKKLSGPLGFVIGKDISGLPVTADLAKMPHLLVAGQTGSGKSVMINTILTSLLYRNSPSDLKLVLVDPKQVELKPYDDIPHLLTEVITEPEKCISALKWTVAEMERRYKAMSEIRVRNIVEYNNKKKEEGMPYIVVVIDELADLMMVAARDVEALIVRIAQKARAVGIHLILATQRPSVDVITGLIKANVPARIAFTVASQVDSKTIIDKAGAEKLLGQGDMLLLTADMPKAKRVQGALITDEETNKVTDFIRDQREPNYDDEVVSQPVQLNGRGGVVSDGGSAVDDPMYKEAVSVVVESRKASTSYLQRRLQVGYGRASRFIDTMEEQGIVGPAKGSRPRDVLIDSMDSVSGQEESYEPESEES
- the pnp gene encoding polyribonucleotide nucleotidyltransferase, with the protein product MGQTINPTGKKIIKVETEFCGRKLSLEVGRVGFRTTASVIARYGDTVVLASAMVGDKPLEGFDYFPLSIDYEEKMYASGKISGSRFIKREGRPSEDAILIGRLIDRPIRPLWPKGYRHEVQGVATVLSMDPSFRPDMIAMLAISSAFMLTGAPFDGPVAGVRVGFKNGKPEAFLSAKELENNKLDLVVAGKKDTVMMVEAGANEVTEEELLSALEYASKVIKPAIELQEELAKKVGVVAQEFELSLPDSDIQERVATWLEGRLGAQLRAPYPERNDLVNDLRDQMREHFIAEIGEEVFAEQRQEYDDAFILAIHKDVREGIIKEGIRPDGRALTEVRTLSSETGILPRAHGSSLFTRGLTQAMNIVTLAPLSYAQLIDTMEKDEEKRYMHHYNAPGYTVGEVRRLGSPGRREIGHSALAERALVAVLPDEATFPYAIRSVSEIMSQNGSTSMAATCSSCLALLDAGVPLKRPVSGIAMGLMMDGDKPVILSDIADAEDFAGDMDFKVTGTEKGITALQMDMKVHGLSVKVLASALEQAKVGRSHILKHMLETINSPKEMSKYAPRVEAIKINPDKIRDVIGKGGETINKIIAETGAEIDIKDDGTVMIASPDKQSIDSAVAWVKSLTAEPEVGKIYQNCRVVSVLEFGAFVEIMPGHEGLVHVSEMKEERVNKPSDVVKEGDEVDVKLVAIDDRGRLQLSMKAVAREKKK